The following coding sequences lie in one Stenotrophomonas rhizophila genomic window:
- a CDS encoding Nudix family hydrolase, which translates to MPSPKRSIHVVAGVITDARGRILLNRRTEDRDMGGLWEFPGGKREPGESSEQALVRELREELGIEAEVGEWIMDVPQIYPDKRLRLEVRRISSWKGSPRGREGQAITWVTPDKLSRYSMPPADLPVVAALRQPDRYLITPEPEADHAQAHHDWHQRLAQALAAGVSRIQLRTPASPARVALAEQAIQTHRGRVQWLLNRDIDLAQRLGVGVHLGSEQLLQLDTRPLPADQLVAASCHDLEQLQAAQRLGCDFAVLGPVQPSASHPGGTPLGWDAFEALREQVSLPLYALGGLHPDDIEQARRHGAQGIAAIRALWPT; encoded by the coding sequence ATGCCATCCCCCAAACGATCGATCCACGTCGTGGCCGGCGTCATCACCGACGCCCGCGGCCGCATCCTGCTCAACCGCCGTACCGAAGACCGCGACATGGGCGGCCTCTGGGAGTTTCCCGGCGGCAAGCGCGAGCCCGGCGAAAGCTCCGAGCAGGCGCTGGTGCGCGAACTGCGCGAGGAACTGGGGATCGAAGCGGAGGTGGGCGAGTGGATCATGGACGTGCCGCAGATCTACCCCGACAAGCGGCTGCGGCTGGAAGTACGCCGGATCAGCAGCTGGAAGGGTAGCCCGCGCGGGCGTGAGGGCCAGGCCATCACCTGGGTGACCCCGGACAAGCTGTCGCGCTATTCGATGCCGCCGGCCGACCTGCCGGTGGTGGCCGCGCTGCGCCAGCCCGACCGCTACCTGATCACCCCCGAGCCCGAGGCCGACCACGCCCAGGCCCACCACGACTGGCACCAGCGCCTGGCCCAGGCACTGGCCGCAGGGGTCAGCCGCATCCAGCTGCGCACCCCCGCCAGCCCGGCGCGGGTGGCGCTGGCCGAACAGGCCATCCAGACGCACCGTGGCCGCGTGCAGTGGCTGCTCAACCGCGACATCGACCTGGCCCAGCGGCTGGGCGTGGGCGTGCACCTGGGCAGTGAACAGCTGCTGCAGCTGGACACCCGCCCGCTGCCGGCCGACCAGCTGGTGGCCGCCTCCTGCCATGACCTGGAACAGCTGCAGGCCGCGCAACGGCTGGGCTGCGACTTCGCCGTGCTCGGCCCGGTCCAGCCCAGCGCCAGCCATCCTGGCGGCACGCCGCTGGGCTGGGACGCATTCGAAGCCCTGCGCGAGCAGGTCTCGCTGCCGCTGTATGCGCTGGGTGGCCTGCACCCGGACGACATCGAACAGGCCCGCCGACACGGCGCCCAGGGCATCGCCGCCATCCGCGCGCTCTGGCCCACCTGA
- the secA gene encoding preprotein translocase subunit SecA: MINSLLTRVFGSRNERQLRQLNRIVAKVNALEPEIEKLSDEQLKAKTPEFKQRIADGEALDKVLPEAFAVCREASRRVLGMRHYDVQLIGGMVLHLGKIAEMRTGEGKTLVATLPVYLNALEGKGVHVVTVNDYLARRDSAQMGKLYNWLGLSVGVVYPGMPHGDKREAYASDITYGTNNEFGFDYLRDNMALSRADRYQRGLHYAIVDEVDSILIDEARTPLIISGPADDSPELYIRVNRVVPGLIKQEAEDGEGDFWVDEKGKQVHLSEAGMEHAEALLVEAGILNAETEGLYAAQNLTVVHHLNAALRAHAIYQRDVDYIVRDGEVVIVDEFTGRTLAGRRWSDGLHQAVEAKEGVPVQRENQTLASITFQNLFRMYKKLSGMTGTADTEAYEFQSIYNLEVVVIPTNRPTIRKDGSDQVFLNRTGKFNAVLADIQACNERGQPVLVGTTSIETSEMLSEHLRKAGVHHEVLNAKQHDREATIIANAGMPGAVTIATNMAGRGTDIVLGGSLEAQLHELGEDATDEQRAQVKAEWQKRHDAVKAAGGLHIVGTERHESRRIDNQLRGRSGRQGDPGSSRFYLSLEDNLMRIFASDWVQKAMRMMGMKEDDVIEDRLVSRQIEKAQRKVEAHNFDIRKNLLDFDDVNNDQRKVIYAQRDELLDAESVKDNVDGIRGDVIYDIVARFVPPNSIDEQWDLPGLEATLAADLGVQMDVVGLVKLHEELDAEAIAEKVQARIDAHFAEKETGVGEDTMRALEKHVMLTVLDQSWKEHLARMDYLRQGIYLRGYAQKQPKQEYKKEAFELFSEMLENVKREVVTLLARVRIRSEEEVEALEQAERQQAQARLMQSQFQHQDAGSYSADEEAAEVEAAQNGVAQVNRDEPKVGRNDPCPCGSGKKYKHCHGQLT; encoded by the coding sequence ATGATCAACAGCCTGCTTACCCGCGTCTTCGGCAGTCGTAATGAACGACAGCTGCGCCAGCTCAACCGCATCGTCGCCAAGGTCAATGCGTTGGAGCCGGAAATCGAAAAGCTCTCCGACGAGCAGCTCAAGGCCAAGACCCCGGAGTTCAAGCAGCGCATTGCTGACGGTGAAGCCCTGGACAAGGTGCTGCCGGAAGCGTTTGCGGTCTGCCGCGAGGCCAGCCGCCGCGTGCTGGGCATGCGCCACTACGACGTGCAGCTGATCGGCGGCATGGTGCTGCACCTGGGCAAGATCGCGGAAATGCGCACCGGTGAAGGCAAGACCCTGGTCGCCACGCTGCCGGTGTACCTCAACGCGCTGGAAGGCAAGGGCGTCCACGTGGTCACCGTGAACGACTACCTGGCTCGCCGCGACTCGGCGCAGATGGGCAAGCTGTACAACTGGCTGGGCCTGAGCGTGGGCGTGGTCTACCCGGGCATGCCGCACGGTGACAAGCGCGAGGCCTATGCCAGCGACATCACCTACGGCACCAACAACGAATTCGGTTTCGACTACCTGCGCGACAACATGGCGCTGTCGCGCGCGGACCGCTACCAGCGCGGCCTGCACTACGCCATCGTCGACGAAGTCGACTCCATCCTGATCGATGAAGCGCGTACCCCGCTGATCATCTCCGGTCCGGCCGACGATTCCCCGGAGCTGTACATCCGGGTCAACCGCGTGGTCCCGGGCCTGATCAAGCAGGAAGCCGAAGACGGCGAAGGCGATTTCTGGGTCGACGAGAAGGGCAAGCAGGTGCACCTGTCCGAAGCGGGCATGGAGCACGCCGAGGCGCTGCTGGTGGAAGCAGGCATCCTCAATGCCGAGACCGAAGGCCTGTACGCGGCGCAGAACCTGACCGTGGTCCATCACCTCAATGCCGCCCTGCGCGCGCATGCCATCTACCAGCGCGACGTGGATTACATCGTGCGCGACGGTGAAGTGGTGATCGTGGACGAATTCACCGGCCGTACCCTGGCCGGCCGCCGCTGGTCCGATGGCCTGCACCAGGCAGTGGAAGCGAAGGAAGGCGTGCCGGTCCAGCGCGAGAACCAGACCCTGGCAAGCATCACCTTCCAGAACCTGTTCCGCATGTACAAGAAGCTGTCCGGCATGACCGGTACGGCCGACACCGAAGCCTACGAATTCCAGAGCATCTACAACCTGGAAGTGGTGGTGATCCCGACCAACCGCCCGACCATCCGCAAGGACGGTTCGGACCAGGTGTTCCTCAACCGTACCGGCAAGTTCAACGCCGTGCTGGCCGACATCCAGGCCTGCAACGAGCGCGGCCAGCCGGTGCTGGTGGGTACCACGTCGATCGAAACCTCGGAGATGCTGTCCGAGCACCTGCGCAAGGCCGGCGTGCACCACGAAGTGCTCAACGCCAAGCAGCATGACCGCGAAGCCACCATCATCGCCAACGCCGGCATGCCCGGTGCGGTGACCATCGCCACCAACATGGCCGGTCGCGGTACCGACATCGTGCTCGGCGGTTCGCTGGAAGCGCAGCTGCACGAGCTGGGCGAAGACGCCACCGACGAACAGCGCGCCCAGGTCAAGGCCGAGTGGCAGAAGCGCCATGACGCGGTCAAGGCCGCCGGCGGCCTGCACATCGTGGGCACCGAACGCCACGAATCGCGCCGTATCGATAACCAGCTGCGCGGTCGTTCCGGCCGCCAGGGTGATCCGGGTTCGTCCCGTTTCTACCTGTCGCTGGAAGACAACCTGATGCGCATCTTCGCCTCGGACTGGGTCCAGAAGGCGATGCGCATGATGGGCATGAAGGAAGACGACGTCATCGAAGACCGCCTGGTCAGCCGCCAGATCGAAAAGGCGCAGCGCAAGGTGGAAGCGCACAACTTCGACATCCGCAAGAACCTGCTCGACTTCGACGACGTCAACAACGACCAGCGCAAGGTGATCTACGCCCAGCGCGACGAGCTGCTGGACGCCGAGTCGGTGAAGGACAACGTGGACGGCATCCGCGGCGACGTGATCTACGACATCGTGGCCCGTTTCGTGCCGCCGAACTCGATCGACGAGCAGTGGGACCTGCCGGGCCTGGAGGCCACCCTGGCCGCCGACCTCGGCGTGCAGATGGACGTGGTGGGGCTGGTCAAGCTGCACGAAGAACTGGATGCCGAAGCCATCGCCGAGAAGGTGCAGGCGCGCATTGATGCGCACTTCGCCGAGAAGGAAACCGGCGTGGGCGAAGACACCATGCGCGCGCTGGAAAAGCACGTGATGCTGACCGTGCTCGACCAGAGCTGGAAGGAGCACCTGGCACGCATGGATTACCTGCGCCAGGGCATCTACCTGCGCGGTTACGCGCAGAAGCAGCCCAAGCAGGAATACAAGAAGGAAGCCTTCGAGCTGTTCTCGGAAATGCTCGAGAACGTCAAGCGCGAAGTGGTGACCCTGCTGGCGCGCGTGCGCATCCGCAGCGAAGAAGAAGTGGAAGCGCTGGAGCAGGCCGAGCGCCAGCAGGCCCAGGCGCGCCTGATGCAGTCGCAGTTCCAGCACCAGGACGCCGGCAGCTACAGCGCCGACGAAGAGGCAGCAGAGGTGGAAGCGGCGCAGAACGGCGTGGCCCAGGTCAACCGCGACGAGCCCAAGGTGGGCCGCAACGACCCGTGCCCCTGCGGCAGTGGCAAGAAGTACAAGCACTGCCACGGTCAGCTCACCTGA
- a CDS encoding tetratricopeptide repeat protein — MRTGCLDRGYCDRGDNGDIPVWKDPMRLSGQFNALSFDSDVARGPYPPQGFVSIAEGALGNGDCFGLYWPLGREGDAPFVCEMFHDEWRMELRHSSVQVFSHWLELNEGEYGEHEVEDPGSPTEQLEQARAQVLAGQVEQAIELLRAACAAFPELQQGWALLASQYMRQGQRDAAIDAARSAVLANWAFGIPTPGVLHILRAAPASIDPVIALVQRMGFAFGGVKTNPDYALMQACIDDCWAAGDALTALRLSQNRCYVLAGETVSFQEREGFTLPRWQAEFAGQCQDALNDDRSCFGQD; from the coding sequence GTGCGGACCGGCTGCCTTGACCGAGGCTACTGCGACCGCGGCGATAATGGTGACATTCCCGTCTGGAAAGATCCCATGCGCCTCTCTGGTCAATTCAATGCGCTCAGTTTCGACAGTGATGTGGCGCGCGGACCGTATCCCCCTCAGGGGTTTGTGTCGATCGCGGAAGGCGCGCTTGGCAACGGCGATTGTTTCGGGCTGTATTGGCCGTTGGGGCGTGAAGGAGATGCGCCTTTCGTCTGCGAGATGTTCCATGACGAATGGCGTATGGAACTGCGCCATTCCTCGGTGCAGGTGTTCTCGCACTGGCTGGAACTGAACGAAGGCGAGTATGGCGAGCATGAGGTTGAAGATCCCGGTTCGCCAACCGAGCAGTTGGAGCAGGCGCGTGCGCAGGTGCTGGCGGGGCAGGTCGAGCAGGCCATTGAATTGCTGCGCGCCGCATGCGCCGCGTTCCCGGAGCTTCAGCAGGGCTGGGCGCTGCTGGCAAGCCAGTACATGCGGCAGGGGCAGCGCGATGCGGCGATCGACGCGGCACGTTCGGCCGTGCTTGCCAACTGGGCGTTTGGCATACCCACGCCCGGCGTGCTGCACATCCTGCGCGCTGCCCCGGCCAGCATCGACCCGGTGATCGCGCTGGTGCAGCGGATGGGCTTCGCCTTCGGCGGCGTCAAGACCAATCCGGACTACGCGCTGATGCAGGCCTGCATCGATGACTGCTGGGCCGCCGGTGACGCCCTGACGGCGCTGCGACTGTCGCAGAACCGCTGCTACGTGCTTGCTGGCGAAACGGTGTCTTTCCAGGAAAGGGAAGGGTTCACGCTGCCGCGCTGGCAAGCCGAATTCGCGGGGCAGTGCCAGGACGCCCTGAACGACGACCGCAGCTGTTTCGGCCAGGATTGA
- the metF gene encoding methylenetetrahydrofolate reductase [NAD(P)H] — MTAISFEFYPPKTDDQRAQLDRTAAKLKAFAPEYVSCTFGAGGSTLSYTSETVRHLKQHHGFEAAPHLSCVGGSREEIRELLKLYRAIGCRRIVALRGDLPSGMGHPGDLRYASDLISFIRAEHGDAFRIEVGAYPETHPQANDALLDLKHFKTKIDAGADAAITQYFFNADAYFHFVDAVRALGVTVPIVPGIMPISNFSQLRRFSEQCGAEIPRWIGKKMQAYGDDAESVRAFGAEVVAGLCERLVAGGAPGLHFYTLNLAKPTTQVLKLLKG; from the coding sequence ATGACCGCCATCAGCTTCGAGTTCTACCCGCCCAAGACCGATGACCAGCGCGCCCAGCTCGACCGCACCGCGGCCAAGCTGAAGGCGTTCGCGCCGGAGTATGTGTCGTGTACGTTCGGTGCCGGCGGCTCGACCCTCAGCTACACCTCCGAAACCGTGCGCCACCTCAAGCAGCACCACGGGTTCGAGGCCGCACCGCACCTGTCCTGCGTGGGCGGCAGCCGCGAGGAAATCCGTGAACTGCTCAAGCTGTACCGCGCCATCGGGTGCCGCCGCATCGTCGCCCTGCGCGGCGACCTGCCCTCGGGCATGGGCCACCCCGGCGACCTGCGCTATGCGTCAGACCTGATCAGCTTCATCCGGGCCGAGCACGGTGATGCGTTCCGCATCGAAGTGGGCGCCTACCCGGAGACGCACCCGCAGGCCAACGACGCGCTGCTGGACCTGAAGCACTTCAAGACCAAGATCGATGCCGGTGCCGATGCCGCGATCACCCAGTACTTCTTCAACGCCGATGCGTACTTCCATTTCGTCGATGCGGTGCGCGCGCTCGGGGTCACCGTGCCGATCGTGCCGGGCATCATGCCGATCTCCAACTTCAGCCAGCTGCGCCGCTTCTCCGAGCAGTGCGGCGCGGAGATCCCGCGCTGGATCGGCAAGAAGATGCAGGCCTACGGCGACGATGCCGAATCGGTGCGCGCGTTCGGTGCGGAAGTGGTCGCCGGGCTGTGCGAACGGCTGGTGGCCGGCGGCGCGCCGGGGCTGCATTTCTACACCCTCAACCTGGCCAAGCCGACCACCCAGGTGTTGAAGCTGCTCAAGGGCTGA
- the ybaK gene encoding Cys-tRNA(Pro) deacylase, which yields MTPAINLLKKHGIVHSVLSYPHDPDAASYGGEAVQQLGLDPAQVFKTLLASTEKHELLVAIVPVSGTLDLKALAEAAGCKKCEMADVEQAQRATGYLVGGISPLGQKKRHRTFLEASAQALPVVHVSAGRRGLEVALAPADLLQLTGGAYAPIGKTR from the coding sequence ATGACCCCGGCCATCAACCTGCTCAAGAAGCACGGCATCGTTCACAGCGTGCTGTCCTACCCCCACGATCCCGATGCCGCCTCCTACGGCGGCGAAGCGGTGCAGCAGCTCGGGCTGGACCCGGCGCAGGTGTTCAAGACCCTGCTGGCCAGCACCGAGAAGCACGAACTGCTGGTGGCGATCGTGCCGGTCAGCGGCACGCTCGACCTGAAGGCGCTGGCCGAGGCCGCCGGCTGCAAGAAGTGCGAGATGGCCGACGTGGAGCAGGCGCAGCGCGCCACCGGCTATCTGGTCGGCGGCATCAGTCCGCTGGGACAGAAGAAGCGGCACCGCACCTTCCTGGAGGCCAGCGCGCAGGCGCTGCCGGTGGTGCACGTGAGTGCCGGGCGGCGCGGGCTGGAAGTGGCGCTGGCACCGGCCGACCTGCTGCAGCTCACCGGCGGCGCATACGCACCGATCGGCAAGACGCGATGA
- a CDS encoding DUF3228 family protein: MSIVLTEFARPRLFPRVPRGNTIQDCTAEQFQAHLNAHAPFKVLDGYAPFCKLFVYENWTSTRCLTVPITDANRHQLHSAYEARNRNELPVLVRWFEGVESPRANYLVVILYSAEQLAKEGSPIDADWGIVGCIYTAEPDEVPMAPITMMRNALGVDEGGSGVPLDREAYARAVAFWESNANWRP, encoded by the coding sequence ATGTCCATCGTCCTCACCGAATTCGCCCGTCCCCGCCTGTTCCCGCGCGTCCCACGCGGCAACACCATCCAGGACTGCACCGCCGAACAGTTCCAGGCGCACCTCAACGCGCATGCGCCGTTCAAGGTGCTCGACGGCTACGCGCCGTTCTGCAAGCTGTTCGTGTACGAGAACTGGACCAGCACGCGCTGCCTGACCGTGCCGATCACCGACGCCAACCGCCACCAGCTGCACAGTGCGTACGAAGCGCGCAACCGCAACGAACTGCCGGTGCTGGTGCGCTGGTTCGAGGGCGTGGAATCGCCGCGCGCGAACTACCTGGTGGTGATCCTCTACAGCGCCGAGCAGCTGGCCAAGGAAGGCTCGCCGATCGACGCCGACTGGGGCATCGTCGGCTGCATCTACACCGCCGAGCCGGACGAAGTGCCGATGGCGCCGATCACGATGATGCGCAATGCGCTGGGTGTGGACGAAGGCGGTTCGGGCGTGCCGCTCGACCGCGAGGCCTATGCGCGTGCGGTGGCGTTCTGGGAGAGCAACGCCAACTGGCGGCCGTAA
- a CDS encoding energy transducer TonB, which translates to MLPSSGYIDSRMSAPHLEQGTAGCRFEAVATSAAAARSQASLLAALATRRCGEVVVTDESEPLAGDDTDTQPVRMRLTLTQPVPHKRCVFGVASTPEPGPEDSDVSIYSTRMNPPRYPASAYREGRQGEAVLIMLIDDQNRTLGAVLERSSGHADLDEAAMAAAQDWTFDARGKQPEISRLRVPVNFTLN; encoded by the coding sequence ATGTTGCCCTCGAGCGGCTATATCGATTCTCGGATGTCGGCGCCGCACCTGGAGCAGGGCACGGCGGGATGCCGTTTCGAGGCGGTGGCCACCAGCGCCGCGGCGGCGCGTTCGCAGGCCTCCCTGCTGGCCGCCTTGGCGACACGCCGTTGTGGCGAGGTCGTGGTGACCGATGAGAGCGAGCCGCTTGCCGGTGACGACACCGATACCCAACCGGTCCGGATGCGCCTGACGTTGACCCAGCCCGTCCCGCACAAGCGGTGCGTATTCGGTGTGGCCTCCACGCCAGAGCCGGGTCCGGAAGACAGCGACGTCTCGATCTACAGTACCCGGATGAATCCTCCCCGGTACCCTGCCAGTGCCTACCGGGAAGGACGACAGGGGGAAGCGGTGTTGATCATGTTGATTGACGATCAGAACCGGACGCTCGGCGCGGTGCTGGAGCGATCCAGTGGCCATGCGGACCTGGATGAGGCAGCAATGGCGGCCGCGCAGGACTGGACGTTTGACGCCCGAGGCAAGCAGCCGGAAATTTCCCGGCTCCGGGTGCCGGTGAACTTCACGTTGAACTAG
- a CDS encoding amidohydrolase family protein — protein sequence MPAAKEAGPTTALRRRLRVALRAGMICVAGGLALCVLCLWWPSPPAPLPEAANSRLIVNARIIDVRLGSAGSPTHVLVEAGRIVQVGPAVKADAGVPVFDAAGGYLLPGFWDMHTHAFQLSPQLHFPVSVANGITGTRDMMDCPQVRDSLIACVAAKRRWTRLAEAGRMTAPRFVEVASFYFEDPAMTPAQAAARAAVYQARGVDALKVYNKVAPATYLRLAAEARRLDMPLVGHLPKAIRLDDALRQGQHSFEHAHLLARHCFRDADHWRSGALDQLDPIELTERMVAGYDAAACQRGIDAMRAAGSWWVPTHVTREEDARATDPSFLDDPRLVYLDPLSRWAYKDDLAATAARYPGPRGHAALNRYFDHGLALTAAAYRAGVPVLVGTDTAIGGFRFHDEMALLVRAGLSPADVLRAATLDAARYAGKEHEHGSVEVGMLADMVLLDANPLEDIAHTRRIQAVFMGGRLHDRKHLDDLLAFARAQARSPAVSAKLVWGFLRSPVSAEL from the coding sequence ATGCCTGCAGCAAAGGAAGCAGGACCCACCACCGCGTTGCGCCGCCGGTTACGCGTTGCCCTGCGCGCGGGGATGATCTGCGTAGCGGGCGGGCTCGCACTGTGCGTCCTTTGCCTGTGGTGGCCCAGCCCGCCGGCCCCGCTTCCGGAGGCTGCCAACAGCCGCCTGATCGTCAATGCGCGCATCATCGACGTGCGCCTTGGCAGCGCGGGTTCGCCTACCCACGTACTGGTCGAAGCAGGACGGATCGTGCAGGTAGGACCGGCGGTGAAGGCCGACGCAGGCGTGCCGGTGTTCGACGCCGCGGGAGGCTACCTGCTGCCCGGCTTCTGGGACATGCACACGCATGCCTTCCAGCTGTCGCCCCAGCTGCACTTCCCCGTGTCCGTGGCCAACGGCATCACCGGAACGCGCGACATGATGGATTGTCCGCAGGTCCGGGACAGCCTGATCGCCTGCGTGGCCGCCAAACGCCGTTGGACCCGACTGGCCGAAGCCGGTCGCATGACGGCACCGCGCTTCGTGGAAGTGGCCAGCTTCTACTTCGAGGACCCCGCGATGACCCCGGCGCAGGCGGCAGCGCGTGCGGCGGTCTATCAGGCCAGGGGCGTGGACGCGTTGAAGGTCTACAACAAGGTCGCGCCAGCCACCTATCTGCGGCTGGCAGCCGAGGCGCGGCGCCTGGACATGCCCTTGGTCGGGCACCTGCCCAAGGCAATCCGCCTGGACGATGCCCTGCGGCAAGGTCAACACAGCTTCGAACACGCCCATCTGCTCGCCCGTCACTGCTTCCGCGATGCAGACCACTGGCGCAGCGGTGCGCTGGATCAGCTCGATCCCATCGAGCTGACCGAACGCATGGTGGCCGGGTATGACGCGGCGGCCTGCCAGCGGGGCATCGATGCGATGCGCGCGGCAGGCAGCTGGTGGGTCCCCACCCACGTCACCCGCGAAGAGGATGCGCGCGCGACGGACCCCTCGTTCCTCGACGACCCACGGCTGGTCTATCTCGACCCGCTGTCGCGCTGGGCCTACAAGGACGATCTGGCCGCGACGGCGGCGCGATACCCGGGTCCACGTGGCCACGCCGCACTCAACCGCTACTTCGATCACGGCCTGGCGTTGACCGCCGCGGCGTACCGCGCAGGCGTACCGGTGCTGGTCGGTACGGATACGGCCATTGGGGGCTTCCGCTTCCACGACGAGATGGCGCTGCTGGTGCGCGCCGGACTGTCGCCGGCCGACGTACTGCGCGCGGCGACACTGGATGCCGCCCGCTACGCGGGGAAGGAACACGAGCATGGTTCGGTGGAGGTCGGCATGCTCGCCGACATGGTTCTGCTCGATGCAAATCCCCTGGAAGACATCGCCCATACACGCCGGATCCAAGCCGTGTTCATGGGCGGGCGATTGCACGACCGGAAACACCTGGACGACCTGTTGGCGTTCGCCCGCGCCCAGGCGCGATCACCCGCGGTGTCGGCCAAGCTGGTGTGGGGTTTCCTGCGCAGCCCGGTCAGCGCGGAGCTGTGA
- a CDS encoding DUF4124 domain-containing protein produces MKLLLPLLLCALCLPAPASAQAQRVNRCTNAQGQTVFTDRRCDALGATERMPARTPTVGNTGIYRAGCARRLSELTGQIRDAVSLQDVNRLSSIYLWNNVSNATANQIIGRLESVVQRPLVDIAPVYPASDESAVVAPDAAPVLGSDGLPLAEVAPRRPRPVGLRLEQTLGNTATPARTVFGLRRQYGCFWITL; encoded by the coding sequence ATGAAACTGCTTCTGCCGCTCCTGCTGTGCGCGCTGTGCCTGCCTGCCCCGGCATCGGCGCAGGCGCAGCGCGTGAACCGGTGTACCAACGCGCAGGGCCAGACCGTCTTCACCGACCGTCGCTGCGATGCGCTTGGCGCCACCGAGCGGATGCCGGCCCGCACGCCCACCGTGGGCAACACCGGCATCTACCGCGCCGGCTGCGCGCGTCGGCTCAGCGAGTTGACCGGACAGATCCGCGATGCGGTCAGCCTGCAGGACGTGAACCGGCTGTCGTCCATCTATCTGTGGAACAACGTCTCCAACGCCACTGCCAACCAGATCATCGGGCGGCTGGAATCGGTGGTGCAGCGGCCGCTGGTGGACATCGCACCGGTGTATCCGGCCAGCGATGAGAGTGCGGTGGTGGCGCCTGACGCTGCGCCGGTGCTGGGAAGCGATGGACTGCCGCTGGCGGAGGTGGCGCCGCGGCGGCCGCGCCCGGTGGGGCTGCGGTTGGAGCAGACGCTGGGCAACACCGCGACGCCGGCGCGCACGGTGTTCGGGCTGCGGCGGCAGTACGGGTGTTTTTGGATCACCCTGTAG
- a CDS encoding TIGR01777 family oxidoreductase, which produces MDILITGGTGFIGRQLCERLLEQGHRVTVLTRTPGRTPPPGVQYVGQLDDVGPVQAVVNLAGEPLTEGRWTDARKQAFHASRIGTTRALLAWMQALPTPPQVLVSGSAIGYYGPGDATPLDEAASPGHDFAAMLCRQWEAEAFKADALGIRTCVVRTGIVLDRDGGALARMLPPFRLGLGGPMGDGDQWMSWIHRADLVGLILWLLSNDTARGAYNGTAPAAVTNAEFARTLAKVLGRPALLTTPAFALKLAFGEMAGLLLTGQNVVPARALEGGYVFKHPRLEQALEAILG; this is translated from the coding sequence ATGGACATCCTGATCACCGGCGGCACGGGTTTCATTGGGCGCCAGTTATGCGAACGTCTGCTGGAACAGGGGCATCGGGTAACCGTGCTCACCCGGACCCCCGGCCGCACCCCGCCGCCGGGCGTGCAGTACGTGGGGCAACTGGACGACGTGGGACCGGTGCAGGCGGTGGTCAACCTGGCCGGGGAGCCGCTGACCGAGGGGCGCTGGACCGACGCCCGCAAGCAGGCCTTCCACGCCTCCCGGATCGGCACCACGCGCGCGCTGCTGGCGTGGATGCAGGCATTGCCGACGCCGCCGCAGGTGCTGGTATCCGGTTCGGCGATTGGCTACTACGGGCCGGGGGATGCCACCCCGCTGGACGAGGCCGCCTCGCCCGGGCATGACTTCGCCGCGATGCTGTGCCGGCAGTGGGAGGCCGAGGCGTTCAAGGCCGACGCGCTGGGCATACGCACCTGCGTGGTGCGCACCGGCATCGTGCTCGATCGCGACGGCGGCGCGCTGGCGCGGATGCTGCCGCCGTTCCGGCTGGGCCTGGGCGGGCCGATGGGCGATGGCGACCAATGGATGAGCTGGATCCATCGTGCCGACCTGGTCGGGCTGATCCTGTGGCTGCTGAGCAACGACACTGCCCGCGGCGCCTACAACGGCACTGCACCGGCGGCGGTGACCAATGCCGAGTTCGCGCGCACGCTGGCCAAGGTGCTGGGCCGGCCTGCGCTGCTGACCACGCCGGCCTTCGCGCTGAAGCTGGCGTTCGGGGAAATGGCCGGGCTGCTGCTCACCGGCCAGAACGTGGTGCCGGCGCGCGCGCTGGAGGGCGGCTACGTGTTCAAGCACCCGAGATTGGAACAGGCACTGGAGGCGATCCTGGGCTGA